The Synechococcus sp. HK05 DNA segment ACCAGCGACGCCACACCCACCAGCACGGCGATCCCCAGCCAGAACGGGCTGCGCTGGCCCAGGAGGTCGTAGCTGAGACCCGCCAGGGGCGGGCCGATGAAGCTGCCCAGGCTCTGCAGGCCCTGGAGGCTGCCCAGGGCTGCGCCCTGACCGCTATCACCCAACCGGCGCGACACCAGCGCCCGCAAACTCGGGGTGACCAGACCGGTGCCCAGGGCGAGAATCGCCACGGCGCTGAACACCACAGCAGCAGCGTTGCTCGCCTGGGCCAGGGGAATCAACAGGCAGCCCACGATCACAAAGCCCAGGCCCGCCAGGGTGAGCCGGTATTCACCGAAGCGGTTCACCAGCGGGCCGATCAGGCCGCCCTGCACCACCGTGGCCACCACGCCCACCACCAGGAAGGCCGTGGTGGCCAGGCCAGGGCCCCAGTTGAACACCTGCTTGAAATAGAGCACCAACACGGCGGTGAAGCCGTTGAACGCCAGAAAGAAGAGGAAAAAGGCCGCGCACAGGCGGCGCACCTGCGGATTGGTGAACACCCGTTTGAGGGCCACCAAGGGGTTGAGATCCCGTTTGCGTGGCATCGCCTGGCGCGCTTCCGGCGGATGGGTTTCCGGCAGCACGGTGAGCACCAGCAGCAGGTTCATCACGGCAAAGCCCGTGGCCACCCACACCGGCAGGGTGACGCTGAAGCCCGCCAACACGCCTCCGAAGGCGGGGCCCAGGATGAAGCCCAGCCCGAAGGCCACGCCGATCAAGCCGAAGGCCTTGGCGCGGTTTTCAGGGGTGGAGATATCGGCCAGCACGGCGCCGGCGGTGGCGGCGGTGCCGCCACTGACCCCATCGATCAGCCGGCCTCCGAAGAGCAGGGCCAGGGGGATCAGGCTTCCGGCAGCCCAGGGAATCGCCTGCCAGTTGATGCTGAGGGTGATGGCAAACAGCCCGAGCCCGAGCACCGAGCCCGCCACGCACACAGCGATCACCGGTTTGCGGCCATAACGGTCGCTCAGGGCACCGATCAGCGGCGTGAAGGCGAATTGCGCCAGGGCATAGCTACCGGCCAGCAGGCCGAGGGTGCGGCCGTTGCTGGTGAAGCTCGCCAGCAGAAACGGCAGCAGGGGGAACACGATGCTCTCCCCCAGCCGGTCGTTGAGCAGGGTGACGAACGCGCAGAGGCTGGTGGAGGGGCGGCTCCAGCGCATGGGGATGGGCCTGGGTATGGGCTCACCATCCCACGCGGATGTGGCCCATGGGGAATGCGGCCCTCAGCGCAGGCGCTTCAGCAGTTGGTTCCACAGCAGGGCGAAGCCGTTGCTGGTGGCAGGGCGCTGGCTGTGGTGGCTCGGAGCGCTCATCACCAAGCCGCCCACCATCGAAAACGACCCGTTCCCACTTCTGACAAGCATGTGTCGACCCCAACGTGATCGAAAACGTAAAGCTGTTGGCAGGCCGGTTCCACCCTGTGCGGAAAGATTTTGGTTTTGATCGGCCCCGTTGGTGATGCCGATCAGGATGGTGGTGTCTTCAGGGCTGTTTTCGTGATGTCGTCGGAGCTGCCGCCGCCCTCGCTCACCCACCTCAACGCCAGCGGCGAGGTGCACATGGTGGAGGTGGGTGATCGGCCCAGCACCCGCCGCGAGGCCCGGGCCGAGGGATGCATTCGGATGCAGCCTGAGGTGTTGGCATTGGTGCTGGAGGGCCGCGCCCCCAAGGGCGACGTGTTGGCGGTGGCGCGGGTGGCGGCGATTCAGGCGGCCAAGCGCACATGGGAGTTGATCCCGCTCTGCCATCCGATCGCCCTCAGCGGCGTGGAGGTGGTGATTGAGGCCTGCAGCGATGGCTCTGGGCTGCGCCTCGAGGCCAGCGCCCGCACCACCGGCAGCACCGGGGTGGAGATGGAGGCGCTCACGGCCGTGCAGGTGGGCTTGCTCACCCTGTACGACATGCTCAAATCCGCCGATCCAGCGATGACCATCACCGGCGTGCGCTTGCTGAGCAAGAGCGGCGGCCGCCATGGCGCGTGGCAGCGCGATGACTGAGCCCTACGGCCGCGAAGGCCTGCCGCTGGAGCAGGCCCGCGCTCAGATTCTGGAGGTGCTGCAGCCGCTGGGGCTCGAAGAAACCCTGCCGCTCACCGAAGCCCTCGGCCGCACCACCGCAGCTTCAGTGCTGGCTGACGCCGCGGTGCCCGGTTTTCGGGCTTCGATCATGGATGGCTACGCCATTGCCGGCGCAGCCCAGCCCGAGCCTGGCCAGCAGTGGCGGTTGGTGGGTGCTTCAGCCGCCGGCGCGCCCTATGGCAGCGCGCTGGTTGCCGGTGAAGCGGTGCGCATCCTCACCGGCGCGGTAGTGCCGGAGGGTAGTGAGCGGGTGCTGCCTCAGGAGTTGGTGGCGCGCGAGGGCGAGCAGCTCGCGCTGGTGAAACCCTGCGGGCCCAATCCCTGGATTCGCCAACCCACAGAGGAAGCAGCCCCGGGCCAGGAGCTGGTGCCGGCGGGTCAGCGGCTGGGGGTGGCGGATCTGGGGCGCCTCGCCAGTTGCGGCGTGCAGCAGCTGCGGGTGACGCGCCGGCCGCGCCTGGGGTTGTTGATCAGCGGCGATGAATTGCGGCCGCCCGGGCTGGAGCGGGGCCCGGGCCAGATCTGGGAGAGCAATTCGGCGTTGCTCACGGCGTTGCTGCAGCGCTTGGGGTTTGCCGTTGCCGATCAGCGGGTGGTTGTTGATCAACCGGAACCCTTGCGCGCCGCTCTGCAGGAGTTGGCCCAGGGTTGTGATGTGGTGGTGAGCACCGGCGGTGTGTCGGCCGGCGACAGCGATTGGATCCGCCCGCTGGTGGAGGAGTTGGGGGCGGTGCGCTTCTGGAAGCTGTTCCTCAAGCCCGGTCGCCCCTTTGCCTGGGGCCAGGTGGCGGGGGTGCCGTTTTTCGGGTTGCCGGGCAATCCAGTGGCAGCGGCGATCACGGCGCTGCAACTGCTCTGGCCGGCGCTGCAACGGCTTGAGGGGGCTGAGCTGCAGCTGTTGCCGCGGTTGAAGGTGCGGCTCGAGGCGCCGCTGCGCCGGGGTTCCGGCCGGCCTGAGCTAGCTCGGGCCCAGTTGGCGGTGGCGGCCGATGGCGGCCTCTGGGCGCGGATCGAAGGCTCGCAGGCCTCCTCGCGCATCGGTTCACTGCAGGGGGCTGATCTGCTGCTGGAGATTCCGGCGGAGCTTGGGGGCCTGGAGGCGGGCGCGGAGCTGTGGGCGCAGCTGTTGCGGTTGCCGGTGTTTTGAGCGTGCTGGTCTGAGTAGCGTTCCAACGAACAGCAGCTCGAAGTCGTCCCGTGGGCGCGAGATCTCAAACCGACCTGGATCTGGCGCCGCTGCAGCACATGGCCGCTGCGATTCGTCAGGAGATCCCGGGCGCTGAGGTGCGGCTCTTTGGATCCAGAGCCCGTGGTGAGGCTCGTACAGACTCCGATGTGGATGTGTTGATCACGGTGAGTGATCAGTGGTTAGCCACGCACGATCGATGGTCTGTGCTGGATCGCCTTCGCTGGACCATCAGTGAACCCAGCCGCCCAGTTGACCTCTTGCTCTTTTCTCAGTCCCAAGTTGAGCAGCGCCGCAAGCTTCGCAGCAACGTGGTGTATCAGGCCTACCAGGAGGGGCTGAGGTTGGATGGCTGAGGCCGATGCCCTGGCCATGTTGAAGATCGCCAGACGCGATCTTCAGGCGGCTCAGGCGATGCTCGACAGCGCTGCCTTTCATGAGGCGGTGTTGGGCTTTCAGCTGCAGCAGACGCTGGAGAAGGCTCTTAAGGCAAGTCTCTACTTCCTGGATGAATGTCCACCATTCCCTCACGATCTGGTGGCGTTGTTGAAGTTGCTGGAACGGGCTGGTGTTGATATCTCGGGCTGCCGAGAGCTCGCACGATTCACCGATTTTGCGGTGCAGATCCGCTACGACGAACAACCTGACCTGCAGGGCCTCGACCGTTCCGTCTGGAACGTGAAAGCCGAAGCCTTGGTCCTTGCCGTTGAAGCTTTGCTGCCGCCCACCTGTGCTGGGGATCACTGAACGGGCCGCTCAGAGCGGTGTGTTGCCGCTGAGCCATTCGCTGCTGCCGTCGCTGCGCCATTCGCGCTTCCAAAAGGGGGCGTTGTGTTTGAGGGCCTCCAGCAGCTCCTGGCAGCAGCGCTGGGCCGGGCCGCGGCGGTCGGCGCCGATGGCCACCAGCACGATCGCCTCACCGGGGTGCACTAGGCCGATGCGGTGCTGCACCAGACAGCTGAGCACCCCGTGGCGATTGCAGCATTCCCGGGCGAGGTGCTCCAGCTGTTGCTCGGTCATGCCGGGGTAGTGCTCGAGCTCCAGGGCCTGCAGGGGCATGCCATCGCTGGCCGTGCCGCGCACCCGACCGATGAACAGACTTTCGGCCGCACTGGCGGGATGGCCCTGGCTCTGCAGGCTGAGGTGCCATTGCTCCAGGCAGGCCACGGGCTGCAGGGCATGGCAGAGAAGGTCGATCTTCAACGGCATGGCTTCAGGCCTACCCCCCGCTGATCGGTGGCAGGAAGGCGAGCTCATCGCCTGGCTTCAGGGGTGTGTTGGGTTCGGCGAACTGTTGATTGATGGCGATGCGCACGCTGCCCAATGGGCCTGGCAGTTGCAGGATGTCCCAGAGTTCCTCTGGGGTGAGGGGTCCCTTCGGGGTTGTCGCGACCGACCAGTACTGCTCCGCCCAGCCCGCCTGCTCCCTGAGTCCAGCGAACAAGCGAATCCGGATCTCGTTCGTTGGCGTATGACCCATGGCTGCAACGGTAATCAGCCACCTGGCAACTCTCTTGCCAGCATGGCCATCTTCTTGATGCCTGGTTTTGAGCCTCGCCATCGCCCTGCTCACGGTGTCCGACACGCGCACTCGGGCCGACGACCGCTCGGGTGACGCCCTGCAGCAGCGCTTGGAGGACGCCGGCCATCGTTTGGTGGAGCGCCACATCGTGCCTGATAACCGTTATCAGATTCGCGCTGAGTTGAGCCGTTGGATCGCTGATCCGGCCGTGCAGGTGGTGATCAGCAGCGGCGGCACGGGGCTCACCGGCCGGGATGGCACGCCAGAAGCGGTGGCACCCCTGCTGGATAAAACGATCGAGGGTTTCGGGGAGCTGTTTCGGGTGCTCTCCTTCGAAACGATTGGCACCAGTACCCTCCAGAGCCGCTGCCTTGCCGGGGTGGCCAATGGCACGGTGATTTTCGTGCTGCCGGGTTCGTTGGATGCGGTGGAAACCGCCTGGGATCGCTTGATCTCAGCTCAGCTCAATGAAGCCACACGCCCCTGCAATTTGGTGCAGTTGCTGTCGCGTTTGACAGAGCCGGCGGGCTGAGCTCCGGTGATGCCCCCTGTTGGCCTTTCTCTACGCCTCAGTGGAATGGGCCGGTGTCTCGGGCTACTTCGCTGGAGCAGCGTCAGCCGCCGAGATAGGCCATCTCTGCGTGGGGCTGCTTGGTGGCGCCGGTGCGCTCGCGGGTTTCGCTGTAACGATCGGTGCGTGCGATCCAGAGGTCTGCCATCGCTTGGTGCAGTTGAGCGGGCGTGATCCCCGGTTGCAGCCAGGGCCGTAGATCCACACCGCTGCCGGGGGCTGCAAACAGGCAGGTGTAAGCGATGCCATCGGCCGTGATGCGCAGCCGGTTGCAATCGCCGCAGAAGGGTTCACTCACCGATGCCACCACGGCCACGGCGCCATGCCCATCGCTGTAACGCCATCGGTTGGCAGTGCCGTGCTGGGCTCGGCCCATGGCCTCCAGCGGCCAGCGCTCATGAATCGTTTGCACCATCGCGGCGGCGGGCACAACATCGGCCCCACTCCAGCCGTTGCGGTTGCCCACATCCATGTATTCGATCAGGCGAAGTTCTAGGCCGCGCTGGCGGCCCAAGGCCGCCAGGGGCAGCAGTTGATCCTCGTTGCGGCCTCGCTGGATCACCGCGTTGAGCTTCAGAGCGCCAGTGGCTGGATCAAAGCCGGCGCAGCGTGCATGCTCGATCGCCTCCAACACCTGCTGGAGGGCTCGCGCGCCAGCTGCCTCATCCGCCAGGCCCGCCATGGTTGCCACGCTGGCGGGGTTGCTGCCATCCAGGCTCAGGGTGAGGCGATCCAGGCCAGCGCTGCGCAGGCGCTGGGCGCGTTCGGCGCTCAGCAGCAGGCCATTGCTCGTGAGGGCGATCTCGTGTAAGCCCTGCTCGCGTAGGGCTTGGCAGGCGCGGATTAGGGCCTCGAGCTGTGGATACAGCAGCGGTTCGCCGCCCGTTAGGCGCAGGCTGCGCGCCCCCAGGGCGACCGCCGCTGTAATCAGCTGCAGCCGCTGCTCCAGGCTCAGCAGCCCCGGGGGCTCCTGCCCATCCGGTAGGCAATAGGGGCAGGCCAGGTTGCAGCGGGCTGTGAGCGAGAGCCGCAGCACGCCCAAGGGCCTGCCCAGGGCATCAACGGCTGGCATCACAGAGGGCTGAGCGGCTCCAGCTCATCAAAACGGTTCACGTTCTGTATCGACTCTGCCTTCAGCTGCACGCTGCAGCACCGTTCATCGGCCAACCACCGTTGCAGCCTGCGCTCCCCCGTGGCAATGGTGCGCTCGAGGCGATCGCGCCTTGGTTTCGTGGCGGGGTAGATCCCCAGGAGGGGTTGGCTGCGGTGGCCGTCGTGGGCCAGATGGATTGCGGTTGCATCACTGCCCGCTGCCTGCAGCAGCTGGTGCAGCACAGCGCTGTCCAGCCCGGGCATATCCACTGGGCACAGCAGGAGCTGTTGATCGGGATGGAGCTCCATCAGGCGATGCAGTGCCAGCAAGGGGCCTTGCCAGGGAGGCGGCTCGGCAATCGCCTCGAGCTGCGGTAGCTCGAGGTCGCGGGCCAGCTGGAGATGTTCCGGCCAGCGCGTGAGCAATGTGATCGGGGCTCCGAGCTCAGCTAGCTGCTGCAGGGTGTGCTCCAGCCAGCTGCCTCCAGCTTGGTGGGGCAGGAGCGCCTTGTCGCGACCCATGCGCTGGCTGGCGCCACCACTCAGTAGGCAAGAGCGCACCATCACAACCGCTGGTTGTCTCTCAAGCCGAGTTGAAGGGTAGAGCTGGGGCAAGTTGCGAGCCTTTCGCGCATGTTGAGCCTCGAGATGTAGCCGTTGCTACGGATGCTTCCGGCTTTGAGGGCCGCGTTGGTTGTTGGTCTCGCGATGCTCGCTTGTTTTGTAGCAGCCGCCACATCTCGAGGCCTCTGCTGGGTGGTGCAATCCCTGCAACGGTTTGCATTGGCGCCGTTGCATTGCCTATCCCGGTCGCTGCTGTTCTGAGGGCCAGGGTTCGTCTCGTTCCATCGAAGCTCGTTCATGCTTGGCGACCTCTGGTCGTTCCAGGGGAGATATCGAACGCTCCATCTCACCTGGTTCGCCTTTTTCCTCACCTTTGTTGTTTGGTTCAACCTGGCACCTCTGGCCACCACGGTGAAGGCTGATTTCGGCCTCACCGTGCCCCAGATCCGCACCCTGGCCATCTGCAATGTGGCCCTCACCGTGCCGGCTCGCATCCTGATCGGGATGCTGCTGGATAAGTTCGGCCCGCGCATCACCTACTCCACGTTGTTGGTGTTTGCGGCCATTCCCTGCTTGATGTTTGCTGCAGCCCAGGATTTCAGCCAGTTGGTGGTGGCTCGTCTGCTGCTCTCGATCGTGGGTGCTGGCTTTGTGATCGGCATCCGCATGGTGGCCGAGTGGTTCCCGCCGAAGGAAATCGGTTTGGCTGAGGGTGTTTACGGCGGCTGGGGCAACTTCGGTTCAGCCTTCTCCGCCCTCACCCTCGTGATCGTGGCCGGTTGGCTCTCCTTCTCCGGTGGCTTTGAGCTGCCCACCGGTGAAATCCTCAATTGGCGCGGTGCCATCGCCCTCACCGGCATCATCTCGGCGGTGTATGGTTTCATCTATTACGCCAACGTTTCCGATACTCCCCCGGGCAAGACCTACCAGAAGCCTGCCAAATCAGCTGGCCTGGAAGTGACCTCCATGAAGGACTTCTGGGGTCTGCTGGGTATGAATGTGCCCTTCGCTGCCATCCTGGCTGTGCTGGTGTGGCGCCTGCAGAAGGTCAAGTTCCTCGATGCCACCGGCTACACCATCGGTATGGCGTTGGTGCTGATCTGGTTTGCCTTCCAAACCTGGGGCATCATCCGCACCAACCGTGATCTGATCCTTGGCAACAAGACCTACCCCAAGGAGGATCGCTATGAGTTCAAACAGGTGGCCATTCTTGAGCTCACCTACATCGTGAACTTTGGCTCTGAGCTGGCCGTGGTGTCGATGCTGCCGGCCTTCTTCGAGAGCACCTTTGATCTGCCCAAGGCCACAGCCGGCATCCTGGCTTCCTGCTACGCCTTCGTGAACCTGGTGGCACGCCCCGGCGGTGGACTCATCTCTGATCGCATGGGCAGCCGCAAGGGCACGATGGGCTTCCTGACCATTGGTCTGGGCATCGGCTATCTGGTGATGAGCCTGATCAAGCCTGGAACCTTTACCGGTACGGCGGGGATTGCGATCGCTGTGCTGCTCACCATGGCCTGCTCCTTCTTTGTGCAGGCGGGTGAAGGCGCCACCTTCGCCATGGTGCCCCTGGTGAAGAAGCGGGTCACCGGCCAGATCGCCGGCATGGTGGGTGCCTACGGCAACGTGGGCGCCGTGGCTTACCTCACCATCTTCAGCCTGCTTCCCATTTGGATGGGCGGTGATGCGGCTGAACCCAGTGCTGAGATTGTGGCGGCATCGAATAGTGCCTTCTTCCAGATCCTGGGGATTGCCGGCCTGATTGTGGGCTTCCTTTGCTACTTCTTCCTCAAGGAGCCCAAGGGTTCCTTCGCCGAAGAACACGCCGACGAAACGGCTCTGGCGCAGGTCTGAGTTTTCGCCAACCATCACCACCCAGCGAGGCATGGGTGGCAGCAGGGGAGCCCTCCGGGGTTCCCCTTTCTCCGTCTTTTGCTCGCTCCATGGCCCATTCCTCAACCGGCAGTGTGCGCAGTCAGTGCCCCTACTGCGGTGTGGGTTGCGGGCTCGAGCTGATGCCGCCCGCCCAGCCGGGTCAGGCGGTGAAGCGTGATGCCGAAGGCAACCCGGTGTGGACGGCCCGCGGTGATCGCCAGCACCCCTCCAGTCAGGGGCAGGTGTGCATCAAGGGGGCCACGGTGGGTGACACCCTGGCCCGCGGCCGCTTGAGCGAGCCGTTGTTTCGCTCCAGCCTGGATCAAGACTTCAAGCCGATCAGCTGGGATCAGGCCTTTGATCTGCTCGAGGGGCGCATCCGCAGCACCCTCGCCGCCAAAGGTCCGCAGGCGATCGCGATGTATGGCTCCGGCCAGTTCCACACGGAGGACTACTACCTCGCCCAGAAGCTGCTCAAGGGAGCCCTGGGCACAAACAATTTCGACGCCAATTCCAGGCTGTGCATGAGCTCAGCCGTGGCTGGCTACACGCGCAGCCTCGGCTCCGATGGCCCGCCCTGTTGCTACGAGGACCTCGACCACTGCAGTGTGGCCTTTCTGATCGGCACCAACACGGCGGAGTGTCATCCCGTGCTGTTTCAGCGGTTGCTCAAGCGCAAGAAGCGCAGCCCGAAAGAGCTGACCGTGGTGGTGGTGGATCCCCGCGCCACCGATACCACCAAGGCTGCAGACCTGCACCTCGCGATCAAGCCCGGTAGCGATTTAGCGCTGCTTCACGGCATCGCCCATCTGGTGATCGCTGCCGGTGGTCTGGATGCTGATTTCATCGAAGAAGCCACCGAAGGCCTCGCCGACTTCGCCCAGCTGGTGGCCTCGGCCACACCCGAACGAACGGCCGAGCTCTGCGGGATCAGTGAGCAGCAGCTGCGCGAGGTGGCGGCGCTGTGGGCCCGGAACGACCGCATCCTCAGCCTGTGGTCGATGGGGGTGAACCAGCGGCGCGAGGGCACGGCCGTGGTGTGCGGCTTGATCAATCTGCATCTGCTCACCGGTCAGATCGGCAAAGCTGGCGCCGGCC contains these protein-coding regions:
- a CDS encoding MFS transporter — protein: MRWSRPSTSLCAFVTLLNDRLGESIVFPLLPFLLASFTSNGRTLGLLAGSYALAQFAFTPLIGALSDRYGRKPVIAVCVAGSVLGLGLFAITLSINWQAIPWAAGSLIPLALLFGGRLIDGVSGGTAATAGAVLADISTPENRAKAFGLIGVAFGLGFILGPAFGGVLAGFSVTLPVWVATGFAVMNLLLVLTVLPETHPPEARQAMPRKRDLNPLVALKRVFTNPQVRRLCAAFFLFFLAFNGFTAVLVLYFKQVFNWGPGLATTAFLVVGVVATVVQGGLIGPLVNRFGEYRLTLAGLGFVIVGCLLIPLAQASNAAAVVFSAVAILALGTGLVTPSLRALVSRRLGDSGQGAALGSLQGLQSLGSFIGPPLAGLSYDLLGQRSPFWLGIAVLVGVASLVAGGLPSSGERTQNSPI
- the moaC gene encoding cyclic pyranopterin monophosphate synthase MoaC, with amino-acid sequence MSSELPPPSLTHLNASGEVHMVEVGDRPSTRREARAEGCIRMQPEVLALVLEGRAPKGDVLAVARVAAIQAAKRTWELIPLCHPIALSGVEVVIEACSDGSGLRLEASARTTGSTGVEMEALTAVQVGLLTLYDMLKSADPAMTITGVRLLSKSGGRHGAWQRDD
- a CDS encoding molybdopterin molybdotransferase MoeA, which produces MTEPYGREGLPLEQARAQILEVLQPLGLEETLPLTEALGRTTAASVLADAAVPGFRASIMDGYAIAGAAQPEPGQQWRLVGASAAGAPYGSALVAGEAVRILTGAVVPEGSERVLPQELVAREGEQLALVKPCGPNPWIRQPTEEAAPGQELVPAGQRLGVADLGRLASCGVQQLRVTRRPRLGLLISGDELRPPGLERGPGQIWESNSALLTALLQRLGFAVADQRVVVDQPEPLRAALQELAQGCDVVVSTGGVSAGDSDWIRPLVEELGAVRFWKLFLKPGRPFAWGQVAGVPFFGLPGNPVAAAITALQLLWPALQRLEGAELQLLPRLKVRLEAPLRRGSGRPELARAQLAVAADGGLWARIEGSQASSRIGSLQGADLLLEIPAELGGLEAGAELWAQLLRLPVF
- a CDS encoding nucleotidyltransferase domain-containing protein, producing the protein MGARSQTDLDLAPLQHMAAAIRQEIPGAEVRLFGSRARGEARTDSDVDVLITVSDQWLATHDRWSVLDRLRWTISEPSRPVDLLLFSQSQVEQRRKLRSNVVYQAYQEGLRLDG
- a CDS encoding HEPN domain-containing protein, which codes for MAEADALAMLKIARRDLQAAQAMLDSAAFHEAVLGFQLQQTLEKALKASLYFLDECPPFPHDLVALLKLLERAGVDISGCRELARFTDFAVQIRYDEQPDLQGLDRSVWNVKAEALVLAVEALLPPTCAGDH
- a CDS encoding molybdenum cofactor biosynthesis protein MoaE yields the protein MPLKIDLLCHALQPVACLEQWHLSLQSQGHPASAAESLFIGRVRGTASDGMPLQALELEHYPGMTEQQLEHLARECCNRHGVLSCLVQHRIGLVHPGEAIVLVAIGADRRGPAQRCCQELLEALKHNAPFWKREWRSDGSSEWLSGNTPL
- a CDS encoding MoaD/ThiS family protein, which gives rise to MGHTPTNEIRIRLFAGLREQAGWAEQYWSVATTPKGPLTPEELWDILQLPGPLGSVRIAINQQFAEPNTPLKPGDELAFLPPISGG
- the moaB gene encoding molybdenum cofactor biosynthesis protein B; translated protein: MSLAIALLTVSDTRTRADDRSGDALQQRLEDAGHRLVERHIVPDNRYQIRAELSRWIADPAVQVVISSGGTGLTGRDGTPEAVAPLLDKTIEGFGELFRVLSFETIGTSTLQSRCLAGVANGTVIFVLPGSLDAVETAWDRLISAQLNEATRPCNLVQLLSRLTEPAG
- a CDS encoding GTP 3',8-cyclase MoaA, which produces MPAVDALGRPLGVLRLSLTARCNLACPYCLPDGQEPPGLLSLEQRLQLITAAVALGARSLRLTGGEPLLYPQLEALIRACQALREQGLHEIALTSNGLLLSAERAQRLRSAGLDRLTLSLDGSNPASVATMAGLADEAAGARALQQVLEAIEHARCAGFDPATGALKLNAVIQRGRNEDQLLPLAALGRQRGLELRLIEYMDVGNRNGWSGADVVPAAAMVQTIHERWPLEAMGRAQHGTANRWRYSDGHGAVAVVASVSEPFCGDCNRLRITADGIAYTCLFAAPGSGVDLRPWLQPGITPAQLHQAMADLWIARTDRYSETRERTGATKQPHAEMAYLGG
- a CDS encoding molybdenum cofactor guanylyltransferase, with amino-acid sequence MVRSCLLSGGASQRMGRDKALLPHQAGGSWLEHTLQQLAELGAPITLLTRWPEHLQLARDLELPQLEAIAEPPPWQGPLLALHRLMELHPDQQLLLCPVDMPGLDSAVLHQLLQAAGSDATAIHLAHDGHRSQPLLGIYPATKPRRDRLERTIATGERRLQRWLADERCCSVQLKAESIQNVNRFDELEPLSPL
- a CDS encoding MFS transporter yields the protein MLGDLWSFQGRYRTLHLTWFAFFLTFVVWFNLAPLATTVKADFGLTVPQIRTLAICNVALTVPARILIGMLLDKFGPRITYSTLLVFAAIPCLMFAAAQDFSQLVVARLLLSIVGAGFVIGIRMVAEWFPPKEIGLAEGVYGGWGNFGSAFSALTLVIVAGWLSFSGGFELPTGEILNWRGAIALTGIISAVYGFIYYANVSDTPPGKTYQKPAKSAGLEVTSMKDFWGLLGMNVPFAAILAVLVWRLQKVKFLDATGYTIGMALVLIWFAFQTWGIIRTNRDLILGNKTYPKEDRYEFKQVAILELTYIVNFGSELAVVSMLPAFFESTFDLPKATAGILASCYAFVNLVARPGGGLISDRMGSRKGTMGFLTIGLGIGYLVMSLIKPGTFTGTAGIAIAVLLTMACSFFVQAGEGATFAMVPLVKKRVTGQIAGMVGAYGNVGAVAYLTIFSLLPIWMGGDAAEPSAEIVAASNSAFFQILGIAGLIVGFLCYFFLKEPKGSFAEEHADETALAQV